The Saxibacter everestensis genome has a window encoding:
- a CDS encoding DUF6338 family protein, translating into MPSDPIGILFYIFLIFPGLAYRYATAGHRATTRRSPFREVAAVVAVSALCWVVIVLIVFIFSLVVPGISETMKSIVLDPNRVFSRHPTSTVGWLLGFLAFSTVIGFLLGGEKLYKRRTKFLQRFGGSINETSGWEEAFDTRCPGESEVHVGIQLKSGAWVQGVLLSRTPSTDEGPDRSILLSGCIQQRLSGRRKLEDVKGYEVLVVHATEIDFMSVGYYPPGTSDRWQGIAPRAGAV; encoded by the coding sequence GTGCCCTCTGACCCAATTGGCATACTATTTTACATCTTTTTAATATTTCCTGGCCTGGCGTACCGGTACGCCACCGCAGGGCACCGTGCAACAACACGCCGATCGCCCTTTCGCGAGGTCGCCGCTGTGGTTGCGGTGAGCGCCCTCTGTTGGGTGGTCATCGTCTTGATCGTATTCATCTTCAGTCTTGTCGTACCAGGTATTAGCGAAACAATGAAATCAATTGTTCTCGATCCCAATCGAGTCTTCTCACGCCATCCAACTTCAACCGTAGGTTGGTTACTAGGATTTTTGGCTTTCTCAACTGTGATCGGCTTCTTGCTCGGTGGTGAGAAGTTGTACAAACGCCGGACTAAGTTTCTCCAGCGCTTCGGTGGCTCTATCAACGAAACCTCCGGCTGGGAGGAAGCCTTCGACACCCGATGCCCAGGAGAAAGTGAAGTGCACGTCGGAATTCAACTGAAGAGTGGTGCGTGGGTGCAAGGAGTTCTACTTTCCCGAACACCATCTACAGACGAAGGCCCGGACCGATCTATCCTGTTATCCGGTTGCATCCAACAACGGCTATCGGGCAGACGGAAGCTAGAGGACGTTAAGGGCTATGAAGTACTAGTGGTGCATGCGACCGAGATCGACTTCATGTCAGTGGGTTACTACCCGCCCGGGACATCGGATCGTTGGCAAGGCATCGCTCCCCGCGCGGGGGCTGTGTGA
- a CDS encoding antitoxin VbhA family protein, which produces MATSTVTATTQAERERRVAEAIHSGEMEGLHVSDAGREDAQEYVAGRIDSDELVARARARYGLG; this is translated from the coding sequence ATGGCGACGTCGACTGTCACTGCGACCACGCAGGCTGAGCGTGAACGCAGGGTCGCTGAGGCGATTCACAGTGGCGAGATGGAGGGTCTGCACGTCTCGGACGCTGGCCGTGAGGACGCCCAAGAGTACGTCGCCGGCCGTATCGATTCCGATGAGCTGGTTGCCCGCGCCCGCGCCCGCTATGGCCTCGGCTGA
- a CDS encoding Fic/DOC family protein produces MRNKIGARTKVALDEAEGDLSFARLMQLMDHPPKATGDLNELCAIHRQLFQDVYEWAGEPRTVDIRKNVAGAEHFLPVSMIERAGGFAAEELHADNYLRGMDRDRFIDRLAYHYDQFNYVHPFREGNGRTQRVFWNRVARDAGWQLNWRAVRGSTNDAACRAASEHRDLAPLCGMFGEIVAKATPVAERGAAWRAAEQARLSFPTGPSGAVQRRHGGPSSTPQARITRAPGRGPGGLGEGR; encoded by the coding sequence TTGAGGAACAAGATCGGCGCCCGAACGAAGGTCGCTCTCGATGAGGCGGAGGGCGACCTTTCGTTTGCCCGCCTGATGCAGCTCATGGATCACCCGCCGAAGGCGACGGGTGACCTTAATGAGCTGTGTGCGATTCATCGCCAACTGTTCCAGGACGTCTACGAGTGGGCGGGGGAGCCGCGCACGGTCGACATCCGTAAGAATGTCGCGGGAGCTGAGCATTTCCTGCCTGTGTCGATGATCGAGCGCGCCGGCGGCTTCGCCGCAGAGGAGCTGCACGCCGACAACTACCTGCGTGGCATGGACCGAGACCGGTTCATTGACCGGCTGGCCTATCACTACGACCAGTTCAACTATGTGCATCCTTTCCGTGAGGGCAACGGCCGCACACAGCGTGTCTTCTGGAACCGTGTCGCTCGGGACGCTGGATGGCAGCTTAATTGGCGTGCCGTGCGCGGATCAACCAACGACGCCGCATGTCGGGCAGCGTCCGAGCATCGCGATCTCGCGCCGTTGTGTGGCATGTTTGGCGAGATCGTCGCCAAGGCTACTCCGGTCGCTGAGCGGGGTGCCGCGTGGCGGGCCGCCGAGCAGGCTCGGCTGTCATTCCCCACAGGCCCCTCAGGTGCCGTCCAACGCCGCCATGGTGGCCCATCGAGCACACCCCAGGCACGGATCACGCGCGCACCCGGACGGGGGCCCGGTGGGTTGGGGGAGGGGAGATGA
- a CDS encoding recombinase family protein: protein MSRVIGYARVSPLEQKPEAQEAELRAAGAVRVFVDHGESTRAPDRPQWNACLEHLREGDMLMIRALDRIAGTEQMAIELICDLGRRGVRLRSLTEPFLDVDTSTPMGEVIVSIMAVLAQLRISTIRENTRLGLVHARANGRVGGRPSVMTPERTAAAVQMHATGRSIVQIAKVLGVGKSSVSRALAKVDEESKATASA, encoded by the coding sequence ATGAGCAGGGTGATTGGTTACGCCCGGGTGAGCCCGCTTGAGCAGAAACCCGAGGCGCAAGAAGCCGAGTTGCGAGCAGCTGGCGCGGTTCGCGTGTTTGTCGACCACGGAGAGTCCACTCGTGCGCCCGACCGGCCGCAGTGGAATGCGTGCCTGGAGCATCTGCGCGAGGGAGACATGCTCATGATCCGTGCACTCGATCGCATCGCCGGGACTGAACAGATGGCTATTGAACTGATCTGTGATCTTGGGCGGCGCGGCGTCAGGCTCCGAAGCCTCACTGAGCCCTTCCTCGACGTCGACACGTCGACACCAATGGGAGAAGTCATCGTAAGCATCATGGCCGTGCTCGCCCAGCTCCGGATCTCGACGATCCGAGAGAACACTAGGCTCGGCCTCGTACACGCTCGCGCCAATGGGCGTGTTGGCGGTCGCCCGTCCGTCATGACGCCCGAGCGCACCGCCGCCGCGGTGCAGATGCACGCGACCGGACGCAGCATCGTGCAGATCGCGAAAGTGCTCGGCGTTGGCAAGTCATCCGTTTCCCGAGCACTCGCCAAGGTGGACGAAGAGAGCAAGGCGACCGCATCCGCGTAG
- a CDS encoding GH25 family lysozyme, producing MAVLHGADVSHWQGAINWSKVDPDFIIFKATEGTSYTDPTYAANMAAARERDLLVGMYHFAKGGNAVQEADHFLSRAGHRAGELMALDWEIDHRDPDGWAAEWLRRVAAKTGVVPLIYMNTSTLKARSWTKVRRTGAGLWVARPGSSDPGTGPWPVRALWQYSFKGSTPGIAGDVDLNYFAGDQSAWKRYGGGGTGSTPPPDTKAAPKFPLPAGSYFGPKDGPSTSVSGYYSHNSDLQRWQTQVRSRGWAIAVDGLYGDQTASVARQFQEEKGLTIDGLVGPETWTAAWTSKVTP from the coding sequence GGCCACGGAAGGGACGAGCTATACCGATCCCACCTACGCGGCGAACATGGCGGCTGCTCGGGAAAGGGATCTCCTGGTAGGGATGTATCACTTCGCCAAGGGCGGCAACGCTGTGCAGGAGGCCGACCACTTCCTGTCGAGAGCTGGCCACCGCGCCGGTGAACTCATGGCGTTGGATTGGGAAATCGACCATCGGGACCCCGATGGCTGGGCCGCTGAGTGGCTAAGGCGCGTGGCAGCGAAAACAGGAGTAGTCCCGCTCATCTACATGAATACCTCCACGCTCAAAGCCCGATCGTGGACGAAAGTCCGGCGCACGGGGGCAGGACTATGGGTAGCGCGGCCGGGAAGCAGCGACCCAGGGACCGGCCCTTGGCCGGTCCGAGCACTCTGGCAATACAGCTTCAAAGGAAGCACCCCAGGTATCGCCGGCGACGTTGACCTCAACTACTTCGCTGGCGATCAATCAGCATGGAAACGCTACGGAGGTGGTGGCACCGGCTCTACACCGCCTCCCGATACCAAGGCAGCGCCGAAATTTCCCCTGCCTGCTGGTTCCTACTTCGGCCCCAAAGACGGACCGTCCACGTCGGTCAGCGGCTACTACTCACACAATTCCGATCTCCAACGCTGGCAAACCCAGGTGCGTTCCCGCGGATGGGCTATAGCCGTCGACGGTCTCTACGGAGATCAGACAGCCTCAGTAGCCCGGCAGTTCCAGGAAGAGAAAGGGCTCACTATCGACGGGCTTGTCGGACCCGAAACCTGGACTGCCGCATGGACCTCGAAGGTGACACCGTGA